The Nitrospira tepida genome includes a window with the following:
- a CDS encoding DUF429 domain-containing protein → MWVAGVDGCRGGWVAVLIELEASRIGRAAIYLAHRVVEILDMEPALHAVAIDIPIGLLDRPEPGGRLCDREARRLLGRPRASSVFNPPLRQQLSAKVYGGSLTKGMSRQTFGLLPKIREVDEALLGSTRGLFYEAHPELAFALVAGRPMTFNKKRVPGRRERVAVLRKLPAPWGDVLGRVLACGEICYRRSKIGRDDLVDAAILSWTASRIAAGQARSLPPAPPVDGLDRPMAIWC, encoded by the coding sequence GCGGTGTTGATCGAGCTTGAGGCCTCGCGCATCGGCCGGGCGGCGATCTACCTGGCTCATCGTGTTGTCGAGATCCTTGATATGGAACCGGCTCTTCATGCGGTGGCCATCGACATCCCCATCGGCCTGTTGGATCGGCCGGAGCCGGGCGGCCGGCTGTGCGACCGGGAGGCGCGGCGTCTGCTTGGTCGGCCCCGCGCCAGCAGTGTATTCAACCCGCCTCTGCGGCAGCAGTTGTCTGCGAAGGTCTATGGTGGAAGTCTGACCAAAGGCATGAGCCGCCAAACGTTCGGCCTGCTTCCCAAGATCCGCGAGGTCGACGAGGCGCTCTTGGGAAGCACCCGCGGACTCTTCTATGAAGCGCATCCGGAGTTAGCGTTTGCGCTGGTTGCCGGCCGGCCCATGACGTTCAACAAGAAGCGCGTCCCGGGCCGCCGGGAACGGGTAGCGGTTCTGCGCAAGTTGCCCGCTCCCTGGGGGGATGTCTTGGGGCGGGTCCTGGCTTGCGGGGAAATCTGTTATCGCCGGAGCAAGATTGGCCGAGACGACCTCGTCGACGCCGCCATTCTCAGTTGGACGGCGTCGAGGATCGCAGCGGGTCAAGCGCGCAGTCTTCCGCCTGCGCCGCCGGTCGATGGATTGGATCGTCCCATGGCCATCTGGTGCTAA